A genomic region of Persephonella marina EX-H1 contains the following coding sequences:
- a CDS encoding EAL and HDOD domain-containing protein produces the protein MIEDRESYVYLGRQPILDKNKKVIAYELLYRTSYEDFARIENSRSATSRVIVNIFNNIGIQNIAGNKKVFINISNEVIQSNILELIKPENIVLEILEETAVDNSIIEKLTLLKKKGYRLALDDFLPSQDNVRLLHVADYVKIDLMNTPDDLTEKIIRDIRKKFPNIYILAEKVEDYRAFQKALKLDFDLFQGFFFAKPVIITHKRFDPFETTLLEILKELNKENVDLKKVEQIMKKDVKICFNLLKFVNSAFFSFRKEIKTITHAISMIGTDQLKMWILLMLYAEAKCPIADNPLLDLALVRARMMEITAKKISIEKDFPEMAYLTGMLSLIDALLGLNKEEILKDIKLSKKIKEALIEEKNELGLLLKTAEAIETSSYEQLKYLCRKLGVSLKDVLHAESEGIKYAENIKQLMMRNMSC, from the coding sequence ATGATTGAAGACAGAGAAAGTTATGTATACTTGGGAAGACAGCCTATATTAGACAAAAACAAAAAAGTAATCGCCTATGAGTTACTCTACAGAACAAGTTATGAAGATTTTGCACGGATAGAAAACAGCAGATCAGCCACATCAAGGGTAATAGTAAATATATTTAACAATATAGGCATTCAGAATATCGCAGGGAATAAAAAGGTTTTTATAAACATAAGCAACGAGGTTATACAATCAAACATTCTGGAACTTATAAAACCTGAAAATATAGTTCTTGAAATACTTGAAGAGACAGCGGTAGACAACAGCATAATAGAAAAACTGACCTTATTGAAGAAAAAAGGTTACAGATTAGCACTTGACGACTTTCTACCTTCTCAGGACAATGTTAGACTCCTACATGTTGCTGATTACGTAAAGATAGACCTGATGAACACACCTGACGACCTTACCGAAAAAATAATAAGAGATATCAGAAAAAAATTCCCAAACATATATATCCTTGCTGAAAAGGTTGAGGACTACAGAGCTTTCCAGAAGGCTCTTAAACTTGATTTTGATCTTTTTCAGGGTTTTTTCTTTGCAAAACCCGTTATTATCACACACAAAAGGTTTGATCCTTTTGAGACAACACTGCTGGAGATACTTAAAGAACTGAACAAAGAAAATGTTGACCTTAAAAAGGTTGAACAGATAATGAAAAAGGATGTTAAGATCTGTTTTAACCTTTTAAAGTTTGTAAACTCAGCATTTTTCTCATTCAGAAAAGAGATAAAAACGATAACACATGCAATATCAATGATTGGAACAGATCAGCTTAAGATGTGGATCCTTCTGATGCTATATGCAGAAGCGAAATGTCCTATAGCGGATAATCCTCTGCTTGATCTGGCCCTTGTAAGGGCGAGGATGATGGAGATAACAGCTAAGAAGATAAGCATAGAAAAGGATTTTCCTGAGATGGCTTATCTTACAGGTATGTTATCCCTTATAGATGCACTTTTAGGACTTAACAAGGAGGAGATACTTAAAGATATAAAACTGAGCAAAAAGATAAAAGAAGCCCTGATTGAGGAGAAAAACGAGCTTGGTCTATTACTTAAAACAGCAGAAGCTATAGAGACAAGCTCATATGAACAGCTTAAATATCTCTGCAGAAAGTTAGGTGTATCCTTAAAGGATGTTCTCCACGCAGAGAGTGAAGGAATCAAGTATGCAGAGAATATAAAACAGCTAATGATGAGAAATATGAGCTGTTAA
- a CDS encoding O-acetyl-ADP-ribose deacetylase, which translates to MMKKIKISGKKLVIKKGDITEEDTEAIVNAANSSLMGGGGVDGAIHSKGGPVILEECKKIRETEYPEGLPTGKAVITSGGNLKARYVIHTVGPVCSSGKLTEDKARLLKDAYYNSLRLASERGIKTIAFPSISTGAYRCPVEESSKIALKTAIDFLKEDRTVQEVRFVLFTDYIYEIYKKSLEELVK; encoded by the coding sequence ATGATGAAAAAGATAAAAATTTCTGGAAAAAAACTGGTTATAAAAAAAGGTGATATTACAGAGGAAGATACGGAGGCTATAGTTAACGCTGCAAACTCATCGCTTATGGGTGGTGGAGGGGTTGATGGTGCTATTCATTCTAAGGGAGGACCTGTTATACTGGAGGAGTGTAAAAAGATAAGGGAGACAGAATATCCTGAAGGTCTTCCGACAGGAAAGGCTGTTATAACATCAGGAGGTAACCTGAAAGCCAGATACGTTATACATACTGTAGGTCCTGTATGTTCTTCAGGAAAACTTACAGAGGATAAAGCAAGGCTGTTAAAAGATGCCTATTACAACAGTTTGAGGCTTGCATCGGAAAGAGGAATAAAAACGATAGCATTCCCTTCTATAAGCACGGGAGCCTACAGATGCCCTGTAGAGGAATCATCAAAGATAGCCTTGAAAACAGCAATAGATTTCCTTAAGGAAGACAGAACAGTTCAGGAAGTGAGATTTGTTTTATTTACGGACTATATTTATGAGATATACAAAAAATCTCTTGAAGAGCTTGTAAAGTAA
- a CDS encoding restriction endonuclease: MGLDLHFMDFVILGIILSIVSVYAYFRYREEKHKEEKMLIPNLLSYREKYIKERELYTKRAEKFKEKMMKVEEEFEKIRKNIPNYRWTEEEKEVLRNLKGTEFERIFTVIFQLLGFKVYEPPVYKDHNIDIIVELSDNRRICVDFLDYTQRKKLGEDYIKELIKGKEKYRCDGVWLLTNRFLDDEIEEIIFNYDINLFEFNQLVRFFPSYRLVDDYDENRTKFHNYELLYKETHDEVIRRDLWIKEVEEKIKEIKKKRGENED; encoded by the coding sequence ATGGGACTTGATCTTCACTTTATGGATTTTGTTATTCTGGGGATAATTCTGTCTATAGTAAGTGTTTACGCCTACTTTAGATACAGGGAAGAAAAGCACAAGGAAGAGAAGATGCTTATTCCTAATCTTCTCTCATACAGGGAAAAGTATATTAAAGAGAGGGAGCTTTACACTAAAAGGGCTGAGAAATTTAAAGAGAAGATGATGAAAGTTGAGGAGGAGTTTGAAAAGATAAGGAAAAATATACCGAACTACAGATGGACGGAAGAGGAAAAGGAGGTTCTCAGAAATCTGAAAGGAACTGAGTTTGAGAGGATATTTACGGTAATCTTTCAGCTCCTTGGTTTTAAGGTTTACGAACCTCCTGTTTATAAAGATCATAATATTGATATCATTGTAGAGCTGTCAGATAATAGAAGAATATGTGTTGATTTTCTTGATTACACGCAGAGGAAAAAACTGGGTGAGGATTATATAAAAGAGCTTATAAAAGGTAAAGAAAAGTACCGTTGTGACGGAGTATGGCTCTTAACAAACAGGTTTCTCGACGACGAGATAGAGGAGATAATTTTTAATTATGATATAAATCTATTTGAGTTTAACCAGCTTGTCAGATTTTTCCCATCTTACAGGCTTGTTGATGATTATGATGAGAACAGAACTAAATTTCATAACTATGAGCTACTTTATAAAGAGACGCATGATGAGGTTATAAGAAGAGATCTGTGGATAAAAGAAGTTGAGGAGAAGATAAAAGAAATAAAGAAAAAAAGAGGAGAAAATGAGGATTAA
- a CDS encoding ABC1 kinase family protein, which produces MFRKNIRLLKRFKEISTTLSKLGFYNVYEYFQLLFGLEIDETKRPKRLREALEKLGPSFIKLGQVLSTRPDLVPQEVIKELIKLQDKVAPIEFETIEKILIRNYGEDLDRIFSYIDPEPLASASISQVHTGYLQTGEKVAIKIRRPGLKELINLDSELMLILVRFLERHSKTVKELNLPALIHQFKRTTLREANLLIEAQNIQIFRKNFENYPQFYVPKCYTSLTHEEILVTEFIEGIKISETEELVKRGFSLKKLSEELTDAYFKMVFVDGIYHADPHPGNIFVMDDGRICAVDYGMISRLPKEKKRLFYDYIIAVTTLDVNLAMHFYEGLNMITPKTDIMELEQDVETFLEKYYNKQLDEIDLKEMVLEVIDIVRNNHLRLPMEISYLGKTAINLEGTVRSLYPEFNPTKRLRKFITLSTKDYIKEKLLELKTATELYYYGIFKLENIYRLLIRERLTFSIIFKDLEELQEFYRFQTQKIAVAIVFIGLLISSGIFFLAGKTALGDIILVFAILFGLFSLYKIFRF; this is translated from the coding sequence ATGTTTAGAAAGAATATAAGGCTTTTAAAAAGATTTAAAGAGATCAGCACAACACTATCAAAACTTGGATTTTACAATGTTTATGAGTACTTCCAGCTTCTTTTCGGCCTTGAGATAGATGAAACAAAAAGACCAAAAAGGCTGAGAGAAGCCCTTGAAAAACTTGGACCTTCATTTATAAAGTTAGGACAGGTTCTCAGCACAAGGCCGGATCTTGTTCCACAGGAGGTTATAAAGGAGCTTATAAAACTCCAGGACAAAGTAGCCCCCATAGAATTTGAGACTATAGAAAAGATTCTTATAAGAAACTACGGTGAAGACCTGGACAGAATTTTCTCATATATTGATCCTGAACCTTTAGCCTCTGCATCAATCTCACAGGTTCACACAGGTTATCTCCAGACAGGTGAAAAAGTAGCGATAAAGATAAGGAGGCCAGGTTTAAAAGAGCTTATAAATCTTGATTCGGAGCTTATGCTCATACTTGTCAGATTCCTTGAGAGACACTCAAAAACTGTAAAAGAACTGAATCTCCCGGCTCTCATACACCAGTTTAAAAGAACAACATTAAGGGAAGCAAACCTCCTGATAGAGGCACAGAACATCCAGATTTTCAGAAAGAACTTTGAAAACTACCCCCAGTTCTATGTACCTAAATGTTACACATCCTTAACACACGAGGAGATACTTGTTACAGAGTTTATAGAGGGCATAAAGATATCAGAGACTGAGGAGCTTGTTAAAAGAGGTTTCTCACTGAAAAAGCTCTCTGAAGAGCTTACAGATGCTTACTTTAAGATGGTATTTGTTGATGGTATATACCATGCCGATCCCCATCCTGGAAATATCTTTGTAATGGATGACGGAAGGATATGTGCTGTAGATTACGGTATGATCTCAAGACTTCCAAAGGAGAAAAAAAGACTTTTTTATGACTATATAATCGCTGTAACAACACTTGATGTTAACCTTGCAATGCATTTTTATGAAGGTCTCAACATGATAACACCCAAAACAGACATTATGGAGTTAGAGCAGGATGTGGAAACATTCCTTGAGAAGTATTACAACAAACAGCTTGATGAGATAGATCTTAAAGAGATGGTTCTTGAGGTTATAGATATTGTTAGAAATAACCATCTAAGACTTCCTATGGAGATATCTTACCTTGGGAAAACAGCAATAAACCTTGAAGGAACTGTAAGATCACTCTACCCTGAGTTCAACCCAACAAAAAGGCTTAGAAAGTTTATAACACTATCAACAAAGGATTATATAAAGGAAAAGCTTTTAGAGCTGAAAACAGCAACAGAGCTTTATTACTACGGAATATTTAAACTTGAGAATATATACAGACTTCTGATAAGGGAAAGGCTAACATTCAGCATAATATTTAAAGATCTTGAGGAACTTCAGGAGTTTTACAGATTCCAGACACAGAAGATAGCTGTTGCCATAGTGTTTATAGGTCTTTTGATCTCATCTGGGATATTCTTTCTTGCAGGGAAAACCGCATTAGGAGATATAATACTGGTATTTGCCATTCTATTTGGCCTATTCTCACTTTATAAAATATTCAGATTTTAG
- a CDS encoding M16 family metallopeptidase, with the protein MRIKYIFLVGCIMVYTALAGTFTEKDGVYIEKLDNGATVIVKEREDTKAVAVQVWFGVGSVFENDKERGLSHFLEHMLFNGTKYTEPGEIEAEIEKKGGNINAATSYDFTYYHIEIASPFWEEGLQYLYYMTTAPLLAEDMIKKEKPIVLEELNRHLDNPKNLLWDTFNKLAYKVSNYKHPVIGYRETIEKFDRKLVTDYFYSHYVPSNSYIVIVGNIDRNKVINKVRQTFGSVKGKHYTPPSVPLEKPQRKIRKKVLKKDQITRAYVAIGWHAPPVGSDESFTATVLEEILVGGRTSVLYQELKEKGLVQAIYGGYLAHRGTSQFLFYFVTSPEKVDKVKGEIFRILEEYRKNGVDLSVVEDAKKKIVNREIFAREEVTHDAESLGYAASVVGDIYYDIDYTERIRKVKKEDVDRFLRNYLKDNNYTEVQLLPE; encoded by the coding sequence ATGAGGATTAAATATATCTTTTTAGTGGGGTGTATCATGGTTTATACAGCTTTAGCAGGAACGTTTACTGAAAAGGATGGTGTTTATATAGAGAAGCTTGATAACGGTGCTACTGTTATTGTTAAGGAAAGGGAGGATACGAAGGCTGTTGCTGTTCAGGTATGGTTTGGTGTTGGTTCTGTTTTTGAAAATGATAAAGAAAGGGGTCTTTCGCATTTCCTTGAACATATGCTTTTCAATGGAACTAAATATACAGAGCCAGGTGAGATTGAGGCGGAGATAGAGAAGAAAGGTGGAAATATAAATGCGGCTACAAGTTATGACTTTACCTATTATCATATTGAGATAGCATCTCCTTTCTGGGAGGAGGGATTACAGTATCTTTACTATATGACGACAGCTCCTCTTCTCGCTGAGGATATGATAAAAAAAGAGAAGCCTATTGTTCTGGAGGAGTTAAACAGGCATCTTGATAACCCTAAAAACCTTCTATGGGATACTTTCAACAAACTTGCCTATAAGGTGAGTAACTATAAGCATCCTGTTATAGGATACAGAGAGACAATAGAGAAATTTGATAGGAAACTTGTTACAGATTACTTTTACTCACATTACGTTCCATCAAACAGTTATATAGTTATAGTTGGAAATATTGACAGGAATAAAGTTATAAACAAAGTCAGACAGACTTTTGGTTCTGTTAAAGGTAAGCATTACACACCACCTTCTGTTCCTTTAGAAAAACCTCAGAGAAAGATAAGAAAAAAGGTACTGAAGAAGGATCAGATAACGAGAGCCTATGTGGCGATAGGCTGGCATGCTCCTCCTGTAGGAAGTGATGAGAGCTTTACAGCTACAGTTCTGGAGGAGATACTTGTTGGTGGGAGAACATCCGTTCTTTATCAGGAGTTAAAGGAGAAGGGTCTTGTTCAGGCTATTTACGGTGGTTATTTAGCCCATAGAGGAACGAGTCAGTTTCTTTTTTACTTTGTTACCTCTCCAGAAAAAGTTGATAAGGTTAAAGGGGAGATATTCAGGATACTGGAAGAGTACAGAAAAAATGGTGTTGATCTGTCTGTAGTGGAAGATGCAAAGAAAAAAATAGTAAACAGGGAGATATTTGCGAGGGAAGAGGTTACACATGATGCAGAGTCTCTGGGTTATGCAGCTTCCGTTGTTGGAGATATATACTACGATATTGACTACACAGAGAGGATAAGGAAGGTTAAGAAGGAGGATGTTGATAGATTTTTAAGGAATTATCTGAAGGATAACAACTATACAGAGGTTCAGCTTTTACCTGAGTGA
- the mobA gene encoding molybdenum cofactor guanylyltransferase — translation MITGVVLAGGESKRMGRDKAFLELCGKTFLRHILEKLDIYCDQIIISGNREKDLYMKETYDLKADFVFVKDIEPYSGPLNGIISCIDHINHDLVFISTCDTPLLKPDIIPFLIDEIDDYEAVIPVIKGKFQPLNTVYRKSALLKGREAYHEKGIRSLYRWIKLIRHKKIFEDKILNIDRDLSSYLSINTPQLYEAVKRKVKEC, via the coding sequence ATGATTACAGGAGTTGTTCTGGCAGGGGGAGAGAGTAAAAGAATGGGAAGGGATAAAGCTTTCCTGGAGCTGTGTGGTAAAACATTCCTCAGGCATATACTTGAGAAGTTAGATATATACTGTGACCAGATAATAATCTCTGGAAACAGGGAAAAAGACCTTTATATGAAGGAAACGTACGATCTTAAGGCTGATTTTGTCTTTGTAAAGGATATAGAACCTTACTCTGGTCCGCTGAACGGGATAATAAGCTGTATAGATCACATAAATCATGATCTTGTGTTTATATCAACCTGTGATACACCTTTACTGAAACCAGATATAATACCATTTCTAATAGATGAGATAGATGATTACGAAGCGGTTATCCCCGTAATAAAAGGGAAGTTTCAGCCTTTAAACACCGTTTACAGAAAGTCCGCATTACTCAAGGGAAGAGAAGCTTATCACGAAAAAGGTATTAGATCGCTTTATAGATGGATAAAATTAATCAGGCATAAAAAGATTTTTGAAGATAAAATATTAAACATAGATAGAGATCTATCATCTTACCTTAGTATAAACACCCCACAGCTTTATGAGGCTGTAAAAAGGAAAGTTAAAGAATGTTAA
- a CDS encoding FAD-dependent thymidylate synthase, which produces MGLEEVFSLEDFKDSIPFTALGARTCYSSGDLDYLLNDPRIVSKEERAKFLSKLGNYKHFSVFAHSFAYKDLSELPEDKLDRLLEDSLKDLPKYEKARILALKISATNFKSHYNPKYPTVIGISLRHYLERLLDIDEKIYFETFNKMAEYDIPIQPLGKEDNVTLIGMIKDYDGYAVFFIDNVSRTMTHQLVRHTALNYSQRSQRYVKEDENSLVIPPSVESSEIKIKSVTEEFLKIIDKILNEVLGADTKQEIKDEIRTRTDRLLRSFSDKESISLKELFTLNDQLSQIVYDFAVYRGKVKREDARFILPHGRKTTIVVSGTLYWIKDFITKRTDPHAQWEIRDTAIKMKKLLENQGIVF; this is translated from the coding sequence ATGGGACTTGAGGAGGTTTTCAGCTTAGAGGATTTTAAGGATTCCATCCCATTTACAGCTTTAGGAGCAAGAACATGCTACTCATCTGGAGATCTTGATTATCTTCTGAACGATCCAAGGATCGTATCAAAGGAAGAGAGAGCTAAATTTCTTTCAAAACTTGGAAACTACAAACATTTCTCCGTTTTTGCCCACTCTTTTGCATATAAAGATCTATCGGAACTTCCTGAGGATAAGCTGGACAGACTTCTTGAAGATAGTCTGAAAGATCTTCCAAAGTATGAAAAGGCGAGGATACTTGCATTAAAAATATCAGCAACAAACTTTAAATCACACTACAACCCAAAGTATCCAACTGTTATCGGTATATCACTCAGACATTACCTTGAGAGACTGCTTGATATAGATGAAAAGATCTACTTTGAGACATTCAACAAAATGGCTGAGTATGATATTCCCATTCAGCCTTTAGGAAAGGAGGACAATGTCACACTTATAGGAATGATAAAAGATTATGACGGGTACGCTGTTTTTTTCATAGACAATGTATCAAGAACGATGACACACCAGCTCGTCAGGCATACAGCTCTTAACTACTCCCAGAGAAGCCAGAGGTATGTAAAGGAAGATGAGAACAGTCTTGTTATTCCTCCCTCCGTTGAAAGTTCAGAGATAAAGATAAAATCAGTAACAGAGGAATTCCTTAAGATCATAGACAAAATCCTGAATGAGGTTTTAGGTGCGGACACAAAACAGGAGATAAAAGATGAGATAAGAACAAGAACAGACAGACTTTTAAGATCATTCTCCGATAAGGAGAGTATAAGCCTGAAAGAGCTGTTTACTCTCAATGATCAGCTTTCACAGATCGTCTACGATTTTGCTGTTTATAGGGGAAAGGTAAAAAGGGAGGATGCAAGATTCATACTTCCCCATGGTAGAAAAACAACAATAGTAGTTTCCGGAACCCTTTACTGGATAAAGGATTTTATAACAAAGAGAACAGACCCTCACGCCCAGTGGGAGATAAGGGATACAGCGATCAAGATGAAAAAACTACTTGAAAATCAGGGAATAGTATTTTGA
- a CDS encoding putative bifunctional diguanylate cyclase/phosphodiesterase: MVERSRKHLLNLSYMFIFIFLILGGSYILIPKFGKIIEDSIINDAVIPGISQPLNNLRKAILFKSSGQDIKYIFQNPSSRREIEKMFSLFLTPDVKYAYILYRDKDGKLRYLLDISLEDRGRYWQKFDIFNPEWYKVFETKRDLIIKQELIDFLWITYIKPIVQNNEVKGLIVLDFSIEKLHEIKKIVRKIQNALLIGISFVLVSFIVSIYQFFRYEKKLKKMYYDPLTGAYNRLFLYENSDLFKFYPFTVFVIDIDHFKKINDTYGHEIGDFVLKELTKRINRCIRDNDILIRYGGEEFLLLIRANPVSPEYKKNILNLAKRIKNEIEFYPFDIENIKLKVTVSIGINFYEHEKSIEEAIKHADIALYSAKQKGRNRIEVYNVALKVSEKNINVIKEAVEENRIVCHYQPIIDLSTITAVKFESLVRIITKDGEVLYPNEFIPPIKRTYIYVDITKKIIEFNKKILQKYKDVEISINLSAMDIYNEDIIKLFADMFEKDEASRLTIEILESEEIENYDVFKKQLSKLQFIGCKIAIDDFGAGYSNFSHIIELNPDYLKIDGSLIQKIDVDNKAYSIVKAIKHFADDLNIKVVAEYINNREILEKILNTGICYGQGYYLQPPIPPEELKKFL; this comes from the coding sequence ATGGTAGAGAGAAGCAGGAAGCATCTTCTCAATCTTTCTTACATGTTTATCTTTATCTTCCTGATCTTAGGTGGTTCATATATACTCATTCCGAAATTTGGAAAGATTATAGAGGACAGCATAATAAACGATGCTGTTATACCGGGGATTTCACAGCCTTTAAACAATCTGAGAAAAGCCATCCTCTTTAAATCTTCCGGACAGGACATAAAGTACATCTTCCAGAATCCTTCCTCAAGAAGGGAGATAGAGAAGATGTTCTCCCTTTTTCTTACACCTGATGTTAAGTATGCATACATTCTATACAGAGATAAAGATGGGAAGTTACGATACCTTTTAGATATATCACTTGAGGATAGGGGAAGATACTGGCAGAAGTTTGATATTTTTAATCCTGAATGGTACAAAGTTTTTGAGACAAAAAGGGATCTTATCATAAAACAGGAACTTATAGACTTTCTCTGGATCACCTACATAAAACCTATTGTTCAGAATAATGAGGTTAAAGGTCTCATTGTTCTTGATTTTTCTATAGAAAAGCTCCACGAGATAAAAAAGATTGTAAGGAAGATACAGAACGCTCTTCTTATAGGAATCTCCTTCGTTCTAGTATCTTTTATAGTATCGATCTACCAGTTTTTCAGGTATGAGAAAAAACTGAAAAAGATGTACTACGATCCCCTAACAGGGGCTTATAACAGACTTTTCCTTTATGAGAACTCTGATCTTTTCAAGTTCTACCCCTTTACAGTGTTCGTTATAGATATAGATCATTTTAAAAAGATAAACGATACCTACGGCCACGAGATAGGTGATTTTGTTCTTAAAGAGCTGACAAAAAGGATAAACAGATGTATCAGAGATAACGACATACTTATCAGATACGGAGGTGAGGAGTTCTTACTTCTAATTCGGGCAAACCCTGTATCACCAGAATACAAAAAGAACATCCTGAACCTGGCAAAAAGAATAAAAAATGAGATAGAGTTTTATCCCTTTGATATAGAAAATATAAAACTTAAGGTTACCGTATCCATAGGGATAAATTTCTACGAGCATGAAAAATCAATAGAGGAAGCTATAAAACATGCTGATATCGCACTTTACAGTGCAAAGCAGAAGGGGAGAAACAGGATAGAGGTGTACAACGTTGCCTTAAAGGTAAGTGAAAAGAATATAAACGTGATAAAAGAGGCTGTTGAGGAGAACAGGATTGTCTGCCATTATCAGCCTATTATAGACCTGAGTACAATAACAGCTGTAAAGTTTGAATCTCTGGTAAGGATCATCACAAAGGATGGGGAAGTTCTGTATCCAAATGAGTTTATACCACCAATTAAAAGAACTTACATCTATGTGGATATCACGAAAAAGATAATAGAGTTTAACAAAAAGATCCTCCAGAAGTATAAGGATGTTGAGATAAGTATAAATCTTTCCGCTATGGATATATACAACGAGGATATAATAAAACTCTTTGCTGATATGTTTGAGAAGGACGAGGCAAGTAGACTAACAATAGAGATACTTGAGTCTGAGGAGATAGAAAATTACGATGTTTTCAAAAAACAGCTAAGCAAACTCCAGTTTATCGGATGCAAAATAGCAATAGATGATTTTGGAGCAGGTTACTCAAACTTCAGCCATATAATAGAGTTAAACCCGGACTATCTTAAAATAGATGGAAGTCTGATACAGAAGATAGATGTTGATAACAAAGCTTATTCCATAGTAAAGGCTATCAAACATTTTGCAGATGACCTTAACATAAAGGTTGTTGCCGAGTATATAAACAACAGAGAGATTCTTGAAAAGATACTGAACACAGGTATATGCTACGGGCAGGGTTACTACCTTCAGCCTCCCATACCACCTGAAGAGTTAAAGAAATTCCTGTAA